One window from the genome of Stigmatella erecta encodes:
- a CDS encoding S1 family peptidase — protein sequence MAELRFDKKVVFDCLFISLLLFSCLVSAGGGKSQTVALSDAGVSSNAPPQMPQRGGLGIIQETLMRSTFRFSGNGRAGKNVSGTAFVVGSPCPKAPLSSAIVLVTANHVLESIEADEIVLIGRVARDERWEVLPLTLKIRQNSRQLWIKHPRADVAVMYAPLLQVIPTGSLLPTEYLANDDFMKKYEISPGDEIFSLGYPFGKASDSPGEFPLLRSGRIASYPLVPTADVRVFNIDQRIFRGDSGGPVYIAQGGRTYRGALTTGIVFGVLGVLVGEVVFEEKSEQAFDTVVRQYPLNVGRVVHASLIAEAIAMLPKLPQCH from the coding sequence ATGGCAGAGTTGAGGTTCGATAAAAAGGTGGTGTTTGACTGCCTATTCATTTCATTGCTGCTGTTTAGTTGCTTGGTTTCTGCTGGAGGAGGCAAGAGTCAAACGGTGGCTCTTTCTGATGCAGGGGTAAGCAGCAATGCTCCACCCCAGATGCCGCAACGGGGTGGACTCGGCATAATCCAGGAAACTTTGATGCGTTCGACTTTTAGATTTTCTGGCAATGGTCGCGCTGGCAAGAACGTGTCCGGGACCGCGTTTGTTGTCGGTAGCCCTTGCCCGAAGGCACCTCTAAGCTCTGCTATAGTCTTGGTGACTGCAAATCATGTTTTGGAGAGCATTGAGGCGGACGAGATCGTGTTGATTGGGCGCGTCGCACGAGATGAGCGATGGGAGGTGCTGCCTCTTACTCTAAAGATTCGCCAAAATAGCAGGCAGTTATGGATAAAGCATCCGCGGGCTGATGTCGCTGTCATGTATGCTCCATTGCTGCAAGTCATTCCGACTGGGTCGTTGTTGCCGACTGAGTACTTGGCTAACGACGATTTTATGAAGAAGTATGAAATAAGCCCAGGGGATGAGATCTTCTCTCTAGGGTATCCCTTTGGGAAGGCATCAGACTCTCCAGGGGAGTTTCCGCTGTTGAGAAGTGGGCGCATAGCTTCTTATCCTCTCGTGCCTACGGCAGATGTGCGGGTTTTTAATATTGATCAGCGAATCTTCCGAGGGGACAGCGGCGGGCCTGTGTATATCGCTCAGGGCGGTCGCACTTATAGAGGAGCATTGACTACAGGCATAGTGTTCGGCGTATTAGGGGTGTTGGTCGGTGAAGTAGTGTTTGAAGAGAAGTCCGAGCAGGCCTTCGATACTGTTGTGAGGCAATATCCCTTGAATGTGGGGCGTGTTGTTCATGCTTCGTTGATCGCTGAGGCTATTGCGATGCTCCCGAAGTTGCCTCAGTGTCACTGA